GCACGCCATTGGCGATCAGGCCAACCGCACCTTGCTGGACCTGTACAGCGAATTGAAACCTCTGGCAGACCAAAAAGGGCTGCGTTTGCGTCTTGAACACGCCCAGCACCTGAGCCGTGCAGACATCCAGCGTTTTGCAGACCTGCAGGTGACCGCTTCCATGCAACCCGTCCACCTGATCGGAGACGCAAGACTGGTGCGTGAACTGGTGCCCCATCTGGAAGACACCACCTACGCCGTCAAGAGCTTGCAGGATGCAGGGGCCTTGCTGGCTTTCGGTTCAGATGCTCCTGTTGCCAACCCGGATCCACAACTCAGTTTTGCAGCAGCCACACAACGCCTCGGGACCGATGGGAAACCGTTCAGTCCTCAGGAGCGCCTGACCCCAGAGGAAACCCTGTGGGCGCACACCCGAGGCCCTGCTCTGGCGGTGGGTTGGCAGGATTACGGCATCATCCAGCCGGGGGCCAGAGCCGATTTCAGCCTCTGGGATGAACTGGGAGGCAAAGCCGAAGCCCTGACTTTTAATGGCATTTGACAGAAGCATAAAAGAATGTCTCTCTGGAAAAGGTTTTTTGAAATAAGAGGCTTCGCCTGAAGCCTCCTATTTCACGGATCAACGCAGTAAAGCCTTCTCCTCTCAATGCACGGATCAACACTGTAAAACCTGTGTGCCGACCAACACCCGGAAATGGCCTCAGCTTTTAAGCTGAGGCATGAACTTTTTGCGCATGGCAACTGCAGGTCTTCTGGTGCTGGTTTCGGTGGCCGGAGCAACGTCTTTTCAGGTGAACAAAGGCACCATCACCTATCAGGCCAGTGCCGGATACACCTTTGAAGGCAGCAACTCCACCCTGCAAGGCAAACTGGACCTCGATCCAGAGAAGCCTGCAAACCTCTCTGGGACCTTGACGCTGGATTCACGGGCCTTTCGCAGCGACAACTCCACCCGTGACCGCCACGCCGAAAACATGGTGTTCAGAAGCCGGTTCTTCAAGGACATCACCCTCACCCTGACGGGAAGCGACCTCAAAACACCCCTCAAAGAGACCTTCACCCCCATGACCCTGAAAGGCAAACTCACCCTGAGGGAAACCACCCGAGAAGTCACCATTGCCGGGCAAGGGCGGTTCTCGGGTGGTCGGGCAGAGTTTCAGGGAACATTTGCGCTGGACTTGCGGGATTATGGCATCACGCCGCCCAGTTTACTGGTTGTGGTGGTGGCCCCGACGGTGACGGTTCGCATTGACGCGGTTGCGCAACGGCAGTAAGGTGCGGTTTTTCTTGACCTGCTGCCCAAGATACAGGGCCAGCAAGACCACCACCAGAATTTCGATCAGCAACATGATTCAGTGTACGTCCTGTGTCATGAAAAAGTTCCGCTTTTGAGCACATTTGATTCCAGAATGCGCTCAAGGACGCAGAAACCAGAGGTCTGATGCTCTGGAAGGTTTCCCAACAGAAGGTGAAGAAACCTTTCATTCGTGTGAAAACGCACAAGTTACACTGAAGCCATGAACAGAACCCTGAGAACACCGATTTTGCTGGGCATTTTCGCTGCATTGGCCTCTGGATGTGCTGTGGTGCGCACCACCGTGCAACCCCCCGAGTTTCAGGTTCAACAGTTTCAACTGGTGCGCTACACCATCCCCAACATCCTGAACCCCTTCAATGGAGAGGCGACTTTCCTGATGGATGTGCGGGTCACCAACCCCAACGCGTTTGGCTTGCAGGTGCGTCGCATTGATGGCGAACTGCTGCTGGACGGTCAGAATTTTGGCAAAGCCACCATCCCCAATTTGCGTCTGGAGCCCAACCAGAGCACCACCGTCACCACCGAGTTCACCCTGCCGGTGAACCTCAATCTGGCCAGCAAGATCGCCGACATTGCCTCGGGCAAGCGGGTGGATTATCTGGTGAAATCCACCATACAGGTGGATGCAGGACTGATTGGCACAGCCACGTTCTCCAACATTGTGGTGGCGCAGGGCAACGTCAACCGCTGAAGTTCAGGGCAGACCTTCTGCTGTGTTTAACAGTGAAACAGAAGGATTCTTTTGAATCCTTCTGTTTCAAACAACACGACCTCAATCATCAACCTCTTGTTTCTCTGTCAAATGCGTTAAAACCGCCTGTTTGGAGGCTTTTTCTCTGGATGCTCAGGAAAATAAGCCAAAAAGCCAACCCCTGACGGGACAGGCGAACAGGGGTTATGCTGTCCCCATGATCGATTCTTCTTATGTCGCAGAGCAATTGCTGACTTTGCTGAAAACCCCCTCTCCCACAGGATTCACGGATGTGGCGATGGGTGTCCTGACCGGAATGCTGGAGGACATGGGCATCGCCCCCGAGCGCACCCCCAAAGGGGCCCTGTACTGGACCCTGAAAGGCGAAGAAGGGGGCAAAATGGTCGCTTTCAGTGCCCACATCGACACCCTTGGGGCGATGGTCAAGGAAATCAAAGAGAACGGTCGCCTGAAACTCACAGCTCTGGGCGGTTACGACTGGGCCACAGTGGAAGGGGAATACTGCACAGTCCACCTGAACGATGGGCAGGCCATCACCGGAACGGTGGTCAACATCAAGCAGAGCACCCACGTCTGGGGGGCGGAACTCCGGGACCTCAAACGCACCGATGAGACCATGGAGGTGCGCCTTGATGCCCGCACCTTCAGTGCAGCAGACACGCTGGCTCTGGGCGTGCAGGTTGGGGATTTTGTTTCCTGGGATTCCAGAGCCGTCCTGACCGATGCGGGTTACCTCAAGAGCCGTCACCTCGACAACAAGGCGGCAGTGGCCATCTTTTTGGGTGTCACCAAAGCCGTCTTGGAACAGAAACTTTCCCTGAAGCACACCGTCCACTTCTTCATCAGCAACTACGAGGAGGTGGGGCACGGTGCGTCGGTCGGCATTCCCGAGGACACCACCGAACTGGTGGCCGTGGACATGGCCGCCATCGGCAAAGGACAGGCTTCAAGTGAGCATCACTGCACCCTTTGCGTGAAAGACTCCTCGGGGCCTTATGACCACAGGCTCGGGAACCGCTTAAGGGAAGCGGCCCTGAAAGCTGGCATCACCCTGAAAATCGACATTTATCCGTATTACGGATCGGATGCCAGTGCAGCATGGCGTGCCGGAGGCAATTACCCCGCAGCCTTGATTGGGCCGGGGGTGGACGCCAGTCACGCCTACGAGCGCACCCACATGGATGCTCTGGATGATACAGCCAAACTGATTCTGGCTTACCTGACCCACTGAACGTGGACCAGAGCCACAGCAAGCTGCAAATGCTCTTTTCCACTCCGGGAAAGGGCATTGCCTTTCTGGGGGGTGACATTCAGGTGATGCCTGCCCACTGGCACACTGAACAGTCCAGCATCATGTTCACCGAGGCACACCTGGGACGTGCCCAGCAATTCCATGGCCAGTTGCTGCAAAGCCTGCAGGCGGGCTTCATGTGCCAGGGCCGGCAAACTCTGGCAGAATTCTTGCAGCAACTGCATGTGTTTTTCCCGCTCTGCAATGATTTCCCGCCTTTGCTGGGCCAGCAGAAGGGCCGTCACCTGGGCCGAAAAATCCAGCGCCATGTCCATGGCCTCTGCACTGAAGGCTTTTTCCACCGTGTGGTTGTCGAGGTTCATGTGGGCGATGGGGTGACCGTCCACCACGATGGGCAGCAGCAAGGTGCTTTTCACCTGTGACAGCGACCCTGCATCGGTGAACACCGCATACTGGTTGTCCTCAAGGGTGGCGCTGGAATGGCGCATGATGTCTGCGCCATACAGCAAACGGGGTTTGCCTTGCAGGTAGTTTTCTCTGCCCTGACCGTACCAGTTCAACTGGCCTTCTTCATTCAGGTGCAACCCCAGCAGGTCATCGGAGTAACCCACCTGTGCAGCCACCACATAAAAACCATCGCGCCACACGTCCATGGAGCCTGCTTCCACACTGGGCAGGGTTTGCACCGCAGCCTCCAGCAGGGTCCGCCAGAACCTCGGGCTGGCCTCCTGATCGTGGGACAGCAACTCCAGGGTGGAACGCAGGCTTTGCCATGCCACACGTGGGCTGAAAGAACCGATCAGGCTGGAGGCTCTGGAACTCTGGTTCTGCTTGTGGATGCTTTTCTGGGCGTACATGCGTTCGTCTGCCACCCGACAGAGTTCGCCCGGGGTTTCCCCATCCCGGCCCAGAAAGGCCACCCCTGCACTGGCATCTGCGGCCTGAAAACCTTTGTGGCGCACCGTGTCCCGGATGGCGTTCAGGCGGGTTTCCAGAATCGACAGTTGACCCGGTTGCAATTTTTTGAGGATCACAGCAAACTCGTCGCCCCCCAGGCGGTAAGCGGGATCGGTTTGACGCAGGTGTTGCTTGAGGGCTTCGCCAAAGGTTTTCAGCAGCACATCCCCCTGCTCATGACCGAGTTCATCGTTGACTTTTTTCAGGCCGTCGAGGTCCAGCACCATCACCCCGAGGGAAAGCCCCTGTGCTCTGGCCTCTTGAAGGGCCTGCTCCAGAGCGCCCTCAAAAGCCCTGCGGTTGCCCAGACCGGTCAGGGCATCGACCAGAGCAGCGTCCCGCAGGTGCTGCACGTACGTGCCCTGCTTGTGCAACATGCGGACACCGAGGGCCACCGACTCCAGCAGTCTGCGTTCATCGGGCCTCCAGGGACGGCCATGCTGTCTGCCCACCACCAGCACCCGTCCTTCCCCATGCTCCAGGTTCAGGGGCAGCACCATCACTTCAAGGGGTTGGGCTGCGACCTGCACCTCGCTCTGGTGCCGGGCCTGTCCGGAACGCAAAGCCTCCCAGGCCAGACTGTCGTTCTGGGTCAGCTGTTGAATCAGGGTTTGCTGGGTCTCCGGGGTCATCAGGTCAAACCATGCTTCTTGCAGGTGGTGGTTTTCGCGGTCCATCTGCAACAGGAACACAAAGTCCATGCTGAGGGTTTCTTGCAACACCTCCAGAGACTGGCGGAGCAGGTCATGCAACTGGATTTCGCTGGACAGCAGGCGCGACAGGTTCAGGATGGTGCGGGCATAGCTGTGTGCTTGCTGCACATCCCGTTGCACCTGACTGAGGTGTGTCCCTTGCAGCACCACCTGCCCGAGGCCATCCGGGGTGTAAATGTCGATGGTGGGCAGGTCTTCTCCTGCGAAGAGTCCCACGCTGAGGTTGCCCCACCATGGGTGGTTCAGGCGCACGAAGCTGGCTCCGGTCACTTCGCGCAACACCAGCAGCATTTGCTGTGCGATGTCCCTTGGACTCGGGGCGGTGGAGTGTTCAGTGCCAGACATGGGGCCTCCAGAGGATGGGTGCTCTGGTCCCATTATGCCTGCAAAGGGTCTGAACAAATTCTTTCTTTGCTGCAAAACCACTTGAAAAAAAGCATGGTTTTTCAAGTGGGGACCTGACAGTCTGGAAACCAGAGGCCCTGCATGCCCGTAGTGCTTGTAGAACCCTCCTGTTGTTTTGAAAGGACCCCCATGCAAGACATTCAAATGCTGTTTTCCCCCGAAGGCCTCCAGAACCCTTATCCCATCTACGACCGTTTGCGTGCCCAGAGCCCGGCCTTGCACATCCCCGAGTGGAATTCCCTGTTCGTGACCGGGCACCCTGAAGTTTCGGCACTCCTGCGGGATCCCCGCGTGAGTGTGGAACGCATGGACATTCCAGCGTCTGACCTGCAAAAACCCGAGTTTGAGCCTGCCCGTGCCCTGTACCACATGATGCTTTTTCGCGATCCTCCCAACCACACCCGCCTGAGGGGTCTGGTCAGTCAGGCCTTCACCCCGAAGGTGGTTTCCGAACTGCGCACGCTGATTGAGGCTCTGGTGGAGGAGATCCTGAACCAGGTGGCTGAAAAAGGGGAAATGGAGGTGCTGGAAGACCTCGCCAGTCCGCTCCCGGTCACGGTGATTCTGCGCATGCTGGGCCTGAACCCACAGGACGCCGAGCACTTCAGGCAGTGGTCCGACAGCATCGCCCACCTCTTGGATGGAGGAGAGCAGTCGGCTGTTCTGATGCCCCGCATCATGCAGGACGTGCACGACATGAACCGCTACTTCCGTCAGGTGGCCGACGACCTGCGCGAAAACCCCCAGCCCGGCCTGATGACCGCTCTGGCCACCGCAGAACTGGAAGGGGACAAACTCAGCCATGAGGAGCTGTTGTCCAACGCCATTTTGTTGCTGGTGGCTGGACACGAAACCACCACCAACCTGATCGCCAGTGGACTGCATGCCCTGCTGACCCACCCCGAGCAACTGGCAGACTTGCGTGCCCACCCTGAGTTGCTGGATGGGGCCATCGAAGAACTGCTGCGCTTTGTGAATCCGGTGCAGGCGACCTCGCGGGTGGTCAAAACCGATCTGGAGGTGGCCGGAATGTCGGTTCCAGCAGGGACCCAACTGCAACTGATGCTGGCTGCAGCGAACCGCGACCCGAGGGTTTTTGCAGACCCCCACACCCTGAATGTGCGCCGGGAAACCAGCCGACATCTGGCGTTTGCTGCCGGGCACCATTACTGCCTCGGGGCGAGCCTTGCCCGTCTGGAAGCCCGGGTGGTCTTTGAGAAGCTGTTGCAGCGCTTTGACACCCTCGAACTGTTGCCCCAGAGCTTTGTGTGGAGGCCCAACTTCACCCTCAGGGGCCTGCAAACTTTGCGTGTGACAGTGGGTTGATTCCAAGGTCAACGCAAAGCCTGACCTCTGGCAGGCCAACTGAAAAAGCGGTCAGCGTTCAGCCATCAGCGAAAAGCTCACCTTCAGGCTTGGGCTTGTGACAACAGCAACACACAAAGGCACAAAACAAAAGCCACTCAGATTTGAAGCTCAAAAGGCATCAAGCAAACTTTCCTTCTGGCTGACGGCTGATGGCTGAACGCTGATGGCTCTCTTTGCT
This genomic window from Deinococcus misasensis DSM 22328 contains:
- a CDS encoding YceI family protein; the encoded protein is MNFLRMATAGLLVLVSVAGATSFQVNKGTITYQASAGYTFEGSNSTLQGKLDLDPEKPANLSGTLTLDSRAFRSDNSTRDRHAENMVFRSRFFKDITLTLTGSDLKTPLKETFTPMTLKGKLTLRETTREVTIAGQGRFSGGRAEFQGTFALDLRDYGITPPSLLVVVVAPTVTVRIDAVAQRQ
- a CDS encoding LEA type 2 family protein yields the protein MNRTLRTPILLGIFAALASGCAVVRTTVQPPEFQVQQFQLVRYTIPNILNPFNGEATFLMDVRVTNPNAFGLQVRRIDGELLLDGQNFGKATIPNLRLEPNQSTTVTTEFTLPVNLNLASKIADIASGKRVDYLVKSTIQVDAGLIGTATFSNIVVAQGNVNR
- a CDS encoding M42 family metallopeptidase yields the protein MIDSSYVAEQLLTLLKTPSPTGFTDVAMGVLTGMLEDMGIAPERTPKGALYWTLKGEEGGKMVAFSAHIDTLGAMVKEIKENGRLKLTALGGYDWATVEGEYCTVHLNDGQAITGTVVNIKQSTHVWGAELRDLKRTDETMEVRLDARTFSAADTLALGVQVGDFVSWDSRAVLTDAGYLKSRHLDNKAAVAIFLGVTKAVLEQKLSLKHTVHFFISNYEEVGHGASVGIPEDTTELVAVDMAAIGKGQASSEHHCTLCVKDSSGPYDHRLGNRLREAALKAGITLKIDIYPYYGSDASAAWRAGGNYPAALIGPGVDASHAYERTHMDALDDTAKLILAYLTH
- a CDS encoding GGDEF domain-containing protein, whose product is MSGTEHSTAPSPRDIAQQMLLVLREVTGASFVRLNHPWWGNLSVGLFAGEDLPTIDIYTPDGLGQVVLQGTHLSQVQRDVQQAHSYARTILNLSRLLSSEIQLHDLLRQSLEVLQETLSMDFVFLLQMDRENHHLQEAWFDLMTPETQQTLIQQLTQNDSLAWEALRSGQARHQSEVQVAAQPLEVMVLPLNLEHGEGRVLVVGRQHGRPWRPDERRLLESVALGVRMLHKQGTYVQHLRDAALVDALTGLGNRRAFEGALEQALQEARAQGLSLGVMVLDLDGLKKVNDELGHEQGDVLLKTFGEALKQHLRQTDPAYRLGGDEFAVILKKLQPGQLSILETRLNAIRDTVRHKGFQAADASAGVAFLGRDGETPGELCRVADERMYAQKSIHKQNQSSRASSLIGSFSPRVAWQSLRSTLELLSHDQEASPRFWRTLLEAAVQTLPSVEAGSMDVWRDGFYVVAAQVGYSDDLLGLHLNEEGQLNWYGQGRENYLQGKPRLLYGADIMRHSSATLEDNQYAVFTDAGSLSQVKSTLLLPIVVDGHPIAHMNLDNHTVEKAFSAEAMDMALDFSAQVTALLLAQQRREIIAEREKHMQLLQEFCQSLPALAHEARLQALQQLAMELLGTSQVCLGEHDAGLFSVPVGRHHLNVTPQKGNALSRSGKEHLQLAVALVHVQWVR
- a CDS encoding cytochrome P450, with protein sequence MQDIQMLFSPEGLQNPYPIYDRLRAQSPALHIPEWNSLFVTGHPEVSALLRDPRVSVERMDIPASDLQKPEFEPARALYHMMLFRDPPNHTRLRGLVSQAFTPKVVSELRTLIEALVEEILNQVAEKGEMEVLEDLASPLPVTVILRMLGLNPQDAEHFRQWSDSIAHLLDGGEQSAVLMPRIMQDVHDMNRYFRQVADDLRENPQPGLMTALATAELEGDKLSHEELLSNAILLLVAGHETTTNLIASGLHALLTHPEQLADLRAHPELLDGAIEELLRFVNPVQATSRVVKTDLEVAGMSVPAGTQLQLMLAAANRDPRVFADPHTLNVRRETSRHLAFAAGHHYCLGASLARLEARVVFEKLLQRFDTLELLPQSFVWRPNFTLRGLQTLRVTVG